One window from the genome of Macrobrachium nipponense isolate FS-2020 chromosome 49, ASM1510439v2, whole genome shotgun sequence encodes:
- the LOC135205303 gene encoding uncharacterized protein LOC135205303 isoform X1: MDTSSVDFFWSEVKQGTSARRIGHCSLSPSVRAASWADESRDFHSPHDTTPSLDLDALKLALTHLDHSLQKGKAFVGRSGALSNRRPPSRESRSSRRSSADSLQLLQDQADLEEDLVIPRVVNIEVQVESQSKESKSREQKSGEKTFNSAQNRDFTFREQLQESKLYKTNEKRKGLDSFSANQEIRKKLFETRNRRTLGGSNPLLSSTHESEESFRRIKEEVARLAAKRRSSSDISELWPPSDVTSNSSVTDSQRSEAARRWNEERESLLESASTIFEREGEENRSSSEADFVISDRESIADSGLVNRRTVIKISEKKSKSATNLISENPVPLWIRDLQTRRSLRSGKDQSTTRVIPIEVDPSFEGGINVSIVNQPEPPRKESTSRMYVRQSDSENRPSRASAFNVRRTIEKRQIQQERRERKALREQIKEQLRSLSEERERRDSSSSHVSSTHISQNSVRSKSMSSLDQDQDDFRSESPLFKVQSSPTLEKEKEGIRSYLFGASNLTESGPPSHDMSPTSREVNITKEDISDVENFCESLNTEPDNHTESERSSVRDRIKSCDPLETENTKNTRSLFINRSIDSFQGTSIYNQQHPNPVSSLHQIPTEESLRSPVRHEREKLTDTPTKFKSDISDISNIEDTEQQILVETESTDRDSFSLQKEEDQPETRPIPPPRKHRLSLSAGHITLEGEEKPNWIRLAKERRSLRTAKPVDQLSDRASSTCQEPEWVAKARRKLEALNVTLTSTTDFNSVSSHITESSSAWSRGGLDALDDLREETSRIGVELAEEASARVNEDLSVSKGTNKMLEHNTDRSRDQSAERPRVSFDSSAVETSEGDSNRRYRSRKPQKDEVRFGDLKHDWGGVQSKSSKAATGKTKETRFGEIPTKDSGCESPPEKSKETRFGDHFKGSPVQKSHSNPTSPSGNLPVMRFGDTPLNLFPDSQAKKVQSSSKFESVAGPDPTKMTAEQLNQNVEEYDFPIPTGKEDVTEFMRFLEESLKKAEIVPEVVCTEDPKPKPKSILKRRSVENVFLELKKEEKNEFHQKVEHRKSASFDWDTVGKGGDASLDTGHLRNNGIKSSTEHYNQHAEVSNRVKRSPQHNSATSTSIATNSSFFNVKLRHVASNKHEPAVTKDSHRFHTEHNPLKRPQGLNINTTKHNEDFSSVNSFSNGREAKIGNNGLSKGTDWHGTLSSSAALKENLSEFGSHSEADCSNNENPRASHQKSLEEYKMIVRKISKKEFTVDGGENGTHISRWPPETAKERPKESKKQGYTASSAPSGEGTTVPGRTVQDLLQKVQEPPAAWGTCRAGRGLDATEPKKDDNKPFSPSSNNGQTSSDTGDGGKNPCDLAKPLKLNLPGEDNNNTPREEFVVTENGNPAQRDKSSEYMESPFKNVSKLGSATQNDQFSAKENTAAVVDSLIAECATKESDDAPAGNINHSNKDPLLNLGKEESTEEDIATTHTKKIAPTEFCHTNGIELTPPLTIVPSQTVSYIASYQLTPVLANEAVEDEQASPPSTPPIPVVAPTETSKNGVNEGVSNQNEFTSTLGQLRDEESQGKKKQAKVFSFTFNPEQKITSKTTFTCLEEDTLLQQKTQKEVENKRRTEGVKTFMIITNPNSVSKTHEVKEVPELNSHSNNATKPQHFPEKMRSKTHPKTEVQSESPSNYATKTPEANVISSWKRLVTQNLSSSNEERKKSYETNSEPSPKQKVHQVKLEVVDDEQKKHSPSKREEERRRSSLLEWEAMQRQRLEDEEKNRINKNLSIKPVSAKIKELVKIHGSFMSMFSKDKKTDINGTVDGKDDIVFRKMSSDNTSTHANGQHLQGNPLPMKSPYIVKKLLMPSKAYISEESKTHKYTSKDMSKPPSSGHRTSHVSHNSSKSRSVRDRSESPMKMHTRDRSQVPAKHHSTRDRSPSPSKTRISGEQSPSLSKVIKTRSPSPIKRSTGERSPSPAKRHTSRARSPSPAKLHSSRRRSPSPAKFRTSRGRSPSPANFRTSRRSPSPANIRTSRRSPSPANIRTSRRSPSPANFRTSRRSPSPADIRTSMGRSPASSKIYSAHERHSSPSKILKTRERSPSPTGGHTSKPTSSPHKIRTVRDRSQSPLKAQSPSKFDLSAGTFIAKERLQVPKDDNDPLDEKTREEKNNFTEDTANSPEPAVQRPLRSNFKMKKEIGTCQPSTIFPPPSKDENMNGNDGLSLKKDVNFTAKAQIPFDRISPPVPPKRYYKETLNNSSAHTDLFDKIDSQEDKEVPLVDDKSDISPYEFRKSEYRSSIKDPKNRKEWLNKMLNTISSDNVSPQSKEHFPSPSVNQKLRVQNSLKQEPTSFLSDKDKTLAKDDKTQVLLENSFSDIGSSEPCHANVSATSLECLPGAKFRYKRTSRNLLESSNLIDTDPSISDNQLYLSRKEMSPPSTPKSLGSSFGDLYDSSQAKNSRRGPVSLSSIIGDSSSRSSSLTSTPFTSPRATPERVIRKDSLDMIAKLGVIPESRLRESTQLSPSVEEHKENIAPLSIPGSNREDTESYSYQPSSRQSPWYTEKQQDIRDENKDRSSEHDNGSSQNIHSPGAKPYSFGKPSVTMKSLLGTAGLQKKSNNWSSQIFCDESKEDVPQLKSAYNHKDSYLSNSYPRDNKDPISARFSKERVSLKARLVPEISENISQSSRYQNVNEYKTGSPKTKMKALSERFSPERKEDTVSLASILTRSEAPKYSISEETFNSRFESKSPFTKESDDIQNYHEDAAHSRYLDNDIHSPRCVQSTLLVSESDDLSERNSVSTRGDHSRASSLDPASKESSPVREPSRVARKQSAKGKVTSAKKTNDVPGTSAPPRGLTRRNSNSGKQRTRVVRRNSSLKRSRPDDPKAVSLYKKERKTSESDSADIKSETVVQDDAGWTKTKTTVRRARLGSSEKARQILRTNSGKTRKEKTFKADASKALEEWAAGTNVEGKLMKKEGQKFSHETEEEVKGGQRTTRGVTRRIIRRGSRRLSSGGELLMETKETSSEGTSKDKKKSGSPEDDPSTQQSEALAIDDGLSRKMKASTDGERYVTQSVSNKDGKQTFTTEGVNNKTTNSVEVIGGDDFEAKREVQGKTGYRVLVERSKDNLGRPSTVVRKVTSQSRVVITKTKRKTPVVV; this comes from the exons agCGTGAGGGCTGCGTCTTGGGCAGACGAGTCACGTGACTTCCATTCACCTCACGATACAACACCGTCGCTTGACCTCGATGCTCTTAAG tTGGCTTTGACTCACCTCGACCACTCACTACAGAAAGGAAAAGCCTTTGTGGGCCGAAGTGGAGCTCTGAGCAATCGCCGACCTCCTTCTAGAGAATCGAGAAGCTCAAGGAGGTCTTCAGCCGACAGCTTGCAGCTCCTCCAAGACCAAGCAGATCTCGAGGAAGACCTGGTCATCCCCAGAGTAGTGAATATCGAAGTTCAAGTCGAGAGTCAAAGCAAGGAATCGAAGAGCAGAGAGCAGAAATCTGGTGAAAAGACTTTCAATAGTGCTCAAAACAGAGACTTTACTTTTCGAGAGCAGTTGCAAGAGTCGAAACTCTATAAAACAAACGAAAAGAGGAAAGGTTTAGACAGTTTCAGTGCAAATCAGGAAATTCGAAAGAAACTTTTTGAAACGCGTAACAGAAGGACTTTAGGAGGTTCTAATCCTTTGCTGAGTTCTACCCACGAGTCTGAGGAATCTTTTAGACGAATTAAAGAAGAAGTTGCTCGCTTAGCTGCAAAACGAAGGTCTTCTAGTGATATAAGTGAACTGTGGCCACCGAGTGATGTGACTTCAAACTCTTCAGTTACAGACAGTCAAAGATCTGAAGCAGCAAGAAGGTGGAACGAGGAGAGGGAATCACTGCTTGAATCAGCAAGCACTATATTTGAGAGAGAAGGTGAAGAGAACAGGTCATCTTCGGAGGCAGATTTTGTCATAAGTGATCGAGAAAGTATTGCTGATTCAGGATTGGTTAATCGAAGAACTGTCATAAAGATTAGTGAGAAGAAAAGCAAGTCGGCAACTAATTTGATCTCTGAAAATCCTGTTCCTCTGTGGATAAGAGATTTACAGACCAGGCGTTCACTCAGATCAGGTAAGGATCAGTCGACAACCAGGGTTATCCCAATTGAAGTAGATCCCTCTTTTGAAGGAGGCATAAATGTGTCGATTGTAAATCAACCTGAACCTCCCCGAAAAGAAAGTACTTCTCGTATGTACGTTCGCCAGAGTGACTCAGAAAACAGACCGTCAAGAGCTAGTGCCTTCAATGTACGAAGAACAATAGAAAAGAGACAAATCcagcaagagagaagagaaaggaaggcTCTCAGAGAACAAATAAAAGAGCAGCTACGCAGCctttcagaagaaagggagaggaGAGATTCATCTAGCTCTCATGTTTCTTCTACACACATCAGTCAAAATTCTGTTCGTTCAAAGTCTATGAGTTCATTGGATCAGGATCAGGATGATTTTAGAAGTGAAAGTCCCTTATTCAAAGTTCAATCCAGTCCAACactagagaaagaaaaagaaggaatacGTAGCTATCTTTTTGGGGCTTCGAACCTTACTGAAAGTGGACCACCTTCACATGATATGAGTCCAACTTCTAGAGAAGTAAATATTACAAAGGAAGATATATCAGATGTTGAGAATTTTTGTGAATCCCTTAATACTGAGCCAGATAACCACACAGAATCTGAGAGGAGTAGTGTAAGGGACAGAATAAAATCTTGTGATCCACTTGAgactgaaaatacaaaaaatacaagaagCCTCTTCATTAACAGGTCCATAGATTCTTTCCAAGGAACAAGCATTTATAATCAACAGCATCCAAATCCAGTATCTTCTTTGCACCAAATTCCTACAGAGGAATCATTAAGGAGTCCAGTTCGTCACGAAAGGGAAAAACTGACTGATACACCAACAAAGTTCAAGAGTGACATTAGTGACATCAGTAACATAGAAGACACTGAACAACAGATTTTGGTTGAAACAGAATCTACTGACAGAGACTCATTTAGCCTACAAAAAGAAGAGGACCAGCCAGAGACACGGCCAATACCACCTCCTCGAAAACATCGTTTGAGCCTTTCTGCAGGACACATCACGCTGGAGGGAGAAGAGAAGCCTAACTGGATCCGGCTAGCGAAGGAGAGAAGAAGTCTTCGAACTGCTAAGCCAGTTGATCAGCTCTCAGATCGTGCATCCTCCACCTGCCAAGAGCCAGAATGGGTAGCTAAGGCAAGAAGGAAATTGGAAGCTCTTAATGTTACACTGACAAGCACTACTGATTTCAATTCAGTCAGCTCCCACATTACTGAATCCTCATCAGCCTGGAGTCGTGGTGGGTTGGATGCACTTGATGATTTGAGAGAAGAAACCTCACGAATTGGAGTTGAACTAGCAGAAGAGGCTTCTGCTCGAGTTAATGAAGATTTGAGTGTGAGCAAAGGAACCAACAAAATGCTGGAGCATAACACAGATCGTTCGCGTGATCAGTCCGCTGAAAGGCCTAGGGTATCATTCGATTCTTCTGCTGTTGAAACATCAGAGGGTGATTCCAATCGTAGGTACAGATCGCGAAAGCCTCAGAAAGATGAGGTTAGGTTTGGTGACTTAAAGCATGACTGGGGTGGTGTGCAGAGCAAGTCATCAAAAGCAGCTACAGGAAAAACGAAAGAAACGAGATTTGGTGAAATTCCAACAAAAGACTCGGGTTGTGAGTCTCCCCCTGAGAAGTCAAAAGAAACACGATTTGGTGACCACTTTAAAGGTTCACCAGTTCAGAAAAGTCACAGCAACCCTACATCTCCAAGTGGAAATCTTCCAGTCATGCGATTTGGAGACACTCCCCTTAATCTGTTTCCCGATTCCCAGGCGAAGAAAGTTCAGAGCAGCTCAAAATTTGAGTCTGTGGCTGGGCCAGATCCAACAAAAATGACAGCTGAGCAGCTGAACCAAAATGTGGAAGAGTATGACTTTCCAATTCCAACAGGAAAAGAAGATGTGACAGAATTCATGAGATTTTTGGAGGAGAGTTTGAAGAAAGCCGAAATCGTGCCAGAAGTTGTCTGTACTGAAGACCCCAAACCGAAGCCGAAGAGTATTTTGAAAAGAAGATCGGTGGAAAACGTTTTCCTCGaattaaagaaagaagagaaaaatgagttCCATCAAAAGGTAGAACACAGGAAGAGCGCATCCTTTGACTgggatactgtaggtaagggaGGTGATGCAAGCTTGGACACTGGACACTTGAGAAACAATGGAATTAAATCAAGCACAGAACATTATAATCAGCACGCAGAGGTTTCTAATAGAGTCAAAAGGTCACCACAACATAACTCAGCAACATCAACATCTATCGCAACTAATAGTAGCTTTTTTAACGTTAAGCTTCGGCATGTAGCCTCTAATAAACATGAACCAGCAGTAACCAAAGATTCACATCGCTTTCACACAGAACACAATCCTCTTAAGAGACCACAGGGCTTAAATATTAATACAACTAAACACAATGAAGATTTCTCTTCTGTTAACAGCTTTTCCAATGGTCGTGAAGCTAAAATTGGTAACAATGGGCTTTCTAAAGGTACCGACTGGCATGGTACTTTATCATCATCAGCTGCCTTGAAGGAGAATCTCTCAGAGTTCGGCAGTCACTCTGAGGCTGACTGCAGCAACAACGAAAATCCAAGGGCCAGTCATCAGAAGAGTCTGGAGGAATACAAGATGATTGTGAGAAAGATAAGTAAGAAAGAATTCACTGTTGATGGTGGTGAGAATGGAACTCACATATCGAGATGGCCACCGGAAACGGCAAAAGAGAGACCCAAGGAAAGCAAGAAGCAGGGTTACACAGCCTCATCTGCGCCGTCAGGagaaggtaccactgtacctggAAGGACTGTGCAGGATCTGTTACAGAAAGTGCAAGAGCCTCCTGCAGCTTGGGGGACATGTAGAGCTGGACGGGGCTTGGACGCTACAG AGCCTAAGAAAGATGACAATAAACCTTTCTCGCCGTCTTCCAATAATGGTCAAACCTCAAGCGATACAGGAGATGGTGGGAAAAATCCTTGTGATTTAGCAAAACCTCTAAAACTTAATCTCCCAGGTGAAGATAACAATAATACTCCCAGAGAAGAATTTGTGGTAACAGAAAATGGAAATCCAGCACAACGGGACAAGTCTTCAGAATATATGGAAAGTCCATTCAAAAATGTATCCAAGCTGGGTAGCGCTACTCAGAATGACCAATTTTCAGCCAAGGAAAACACTGCTGCTGTAGTGGACTCGTTAATAGCAGAATGTGCAACAAAAGAATCCGATGATGCTCCTGCAGGGAACATAAACCATTCAAACAAGGACCCCTTGCTTAATTTGGGAAAAGAAGAAAGTACAGAAGAGGATATAGCCACAACACACACGAAGAAAATAGCCCCAACTGAGTTTTGCCATACCAATGGTATTGAACTAACACCTCCACTGACAATTGTACCATCACAAACAGTTTCATACATTGCTTCTTATCAACTCACTCCAGTACTAGCTAATGAAGCTGTGGAAG ATGAACAAGCCTCCCCCCCTTCCACCCCGCCAATCCCAGTTGTCGCCCCCACCGAGACCTCCAAAAATGGAGTCAATGAAGGAGTTTCAAATCAGAATGAATTCACAAGCACTCTCGGTCAGCTGCGAGATGAAGAGTCACAAGGAAAGAAGAAGCAGGCTAAGGTCTTCAGCTTCACCTTCAACCCAGAACAGAAAATCACGTCCAAAACAACTTTCACCTGCTTAGAAGAAGACACCTTGCTTCAACAGAAAACCCAGAAGGAAGTAGAAAACAAGCGAAGAACAGAAGGCGTGAAAACATTCATGATCATAACAAATCCGAATTCTGTGTCTAAAACACACGAAGTAAAAGAAGTTCCTGAATTAAATAGCCATAGTAATAATGCTACAAAACCACAACATTTCCCAGAAAAAATGAGATCAAAAACTCATCCCAAAACTGAGGTCCAGAGTGAAAGCCCTTCAAACTACGCCACCAAAACGCCAGAAGCCAATGTGATATCATCTTGGAAGAGGCTAGTTACGCAAAATCTCTCCAGCTCTAATGAGGAAAGAAAAAAGTCTTACGAAACTAATTCTGAGCCAAGTCCCAAGCAGAAAGTTCACCAAGTGAAACTAGAAGTCGTTGACGATGAACAAAAGAAACATTCACCAAGCAAGagagaagaagaacgaagaaggaGCAGTTTATTAGAGTGGGAAGCCATGCAAAGGCAAAGGCTAGAGGATGAAGAAAAGAATCGCATAAACAAGAACCTATCTATAAAACCTGTCTCCGCTAAGATAAAGGAACTGGTGAAAATACATGGAAGTTTCATGTCAATGTTCAGCAAAGATAAGAAAACAGATATAAATGGCACCGTAGATGGGAAAGATGACATAGTTTTCAGGAAAATGTCATCAGATAATACATCCACACATGCTAATGGGCAGCATCTTCAGGGAAATCCCTTACCTATGAAGTCTCCATACATCGTCAAGAAATTATTAATGCCTTCAAAGGCATACATATCAGAAGAGTCTAAAACTCACAAGTATACTAGTAAAGATATGTCTAAGCCTCCATCCTCAGGCCACAGGACTTCCCATGTTTCTCACAACAGTTCAAAGTCACGCTCAGTGAGAGACAGGTCTGAGTCTCCCATGAAAATGCATACGAGAGACAGGTCGCAGGTGCCAGCTAAGCATCACTCTACAAGGGATAGGTCCCCTTCACCATCCAAAACTCGCATCTCAGGGGAACAGTCTCCATCATTATCAAAAGTCATTAAAACAAGATCTCCATCACCAATAAAAAGGTCTACCGGAGAAAGGTCTCCATCACCAGCAAAACGCCATACTTCAAGAGCAAGGTCTCCATCGCCAGCAAAACTTCATAGCTCCAGAAGACGATCTCCATCACCAGCAAAATTTAGAACTTCAAGAGGACGCTCTCCCTCACCAGCAAATTTCCGGACATCAAGAAGATCTCCCTCACCAGCAAATATCAGAACTTCAAGAAGATCTCCCTCACCAGCAAATATCAGAACTTCAAGAAGATCTCCCTCACCGGCAAATTTCCGCACATCAAGAAGATCTCCCTCACCAGCAGATATTCGCACTTCAATGGGAAGATCTCCAGCATCATCAAAGATTTACAGTGCACACGAAAGACACTCATCACCCTCAAAAATCTTGAAGACAAGAGAGAGATCTCCATCCCCAACTGGAGGACACACAAGTAAGCCAACTTCATCTCCACACAAAATTCGAACAGTCAGAGATAGATCTCAGTCACCTTTAAAAGCCCAGTCGCCAAGTAAATTTGATTTGTCAGCAGGAACGTTTATTGCCAAGGAAAGGCTGCAAGTTCCCAAGGATGACAATGACCCATTGGATGAGAAAACGAGGGAAGAAAAGAATAATTTTACTGAGGATACAGCAAACTCTCCAGAGCCAGCAGTACAGAGACCCTTGAGATCAAACTTTAAGATGAAAAAGGAAATAGGAACTTGTCAACCTTCTACGATTTTTCCACCGCCCTCCAAAGATGAAAATATGAATGGCAATGACGGACTCTCGCTGAAAAAAGATGTCAATTTTACAGCAAAAGCACAAATACCATTTGACAGAATTTCACCTCCTGTTCCTCCTAAACGCTATTATAAGGAAACTTTGAATAATTCTAGTGCACACACTGATCTTTTTGATAAAATAGACTCTCAGGAAGATAAAGAGGTTCCTCTAGTTGATGATAAATCAGATATCTCACCTTATGAGTTTAGAAAAAGTGAATACAGGTCAAGCATAAAAGATCCCAAGAATAGGAAAGAATGGTTAAACAAAATGCTGAACACCATATCATCAGACAATGTTTCTCCTCAGAGCAAAGAACATTTTCCCTCGCCCTCAGTGAACCAAAAGTTGAGAGTCCAAAATAGTCTTAAACAGGAACCCACGAGTTTCTTAAGTGATAAAGACAAAACTTTAGCAAAAGATGATAAAACTCAAGTGTTACTCGAAAATTCTTTTAGCGACATAGGAAGTTCTGAACCTTGTCATGCAAATGTATCAGCAACATCATTAGAGTGTTTACCAGGAGCTAAATTCAGGTACAAGAGAACTTCGAGAAATTTACTTGAATCTTCAAATCTGATTGACACAGATCCTTCCATTTCTGATAATCAGCTATATCTCAGTAGAAAAGAAATGTCTCCACCTTCGACACCAAAATCATTAGGGTCTTCATTTGGAGATCTCTATGATAGCTCTCAGGCTAAGAATTCACGGAGGGGCCCAGTAAGTCTTTCTTCAATTATAGGGGATAGTTCTTCAAGATCCTCTTCACTAACATCAACTCCATTCACATCTCCCAGAGCAACACCAGAGAGAGTGATTCGAAAGGACTCTTTGGACATGATTGCCAAACTTGGAGTAATTCCTGAGTCAAGACTGAGGGAATCAACCCAACTGTCACCATCTGTTGaggaacacaaagaaaatattgcaCCCTTAAGTATACCAGGTAGTAACAGGGAAGATACAGAATCATATTCTTATCAGCCTTCATCAAGACAGAGTCCATGGTATACAGAAAAGCAGCAAGATATTAGAgatgaaaataaagacaggagCTCAGAACATGATAATGGGAGCAGTCAAAATATCCATAGCCCTGGTGCCAAACCTTATTCTTTTGGTAAACCCTCAGTGACCATGAAAAGTCTTTTGGGTACAGCGGGTTTgcaaaagaaatcaaacaactggagttcgcaaattttctgtgatGAAAGCAAGGAAGATGTACCTCAACTTAAATCTGCTTACAACCACAAGGATTCATACCTCAGCAATTCATATCCAAGAGACAACAAAGATCCAATTTCTGCTAGGTTTTCCAAAGAGAGAGTTTCTCTTAAAGCAAGGCTTGTACCTGAAATATCAGAAAATATCTCGCAATCTAGCAGGTaccaaaatgtaaatgaatataaaacaggATCAcctaaaacaaaaatgaaggcTCTTTCTGAGAGATTCAGTCCTGAAAGAAAAGAAGATACAGTTTCTCTGGCAAGTATTCTCACTAGAAGTGAAGCTCCCAAATATTCAATATCTGAAGAAACATTTAACTCACGGTTTGAATCTAAGTCGCCTTTTACAAAAGAATCAGATGATATTCAAAATTATCATGAAGACGCAGCTCATAGTCGATACTTGGATAATGACATTCATAGTCCTAGGTGTGTTCAGTCAACTTTGCTTGTTTCTGAAAGTGATGATTTATCTGAGAGAAACTCTGTAAGTACCAGAGGTGACCACTCAAGAGCTTCCAGCTTGGATCCAGCATCGAAAGAATCCTCTCCAGTTAGGGAACCCAGCAGAGTTGCCAGAAAGCAATCAGCCAAAGGAAAAGTCACCTcagcaaagaaaacaaatgatGTACCTGGCACATCAGCTCCTCCTAGAGGTCTTACCAGAAGAAACTCTAACTCAGGGAAGCAAAGGACCCGAGTAGTTAGAAGAAACTCTAGCCTCAAGAGGAGTCGTCCAGATGATCCGAAGGCTGTGTCTTTGTATAAGAAGGAGAGGAAAACGTCGGAAAGCGACTCCGCAGATATAAAGAGTGAAACGGTCGTACAAGATGATGCTGGCTGGACAAAGACCAAAACAACAGTCAGAAGAGCAAGACTGGGGTCTTCAGAAAAG GCAAGGCAGATCTTAAGGACAAACAGCGGGAAGACGAGGAAGGAGAAAACGTTCAAGGCTGATGCCTCGAAAGCTCTGGAGGAATGGGCCGCTGGTACTAATGTTGAGGGAAAACTCATGAAAAAG GAAGGCCAAAAATTCAGCCATGAGACGGAAGAGGAAGTAAAAGGCGGCCAAAGGACCACTAGGGGTGTCACCAGGAGGATCATCAGGAGAGGATCAAGAAGGCTGTCTAGCGGAGGGGAACTCCTGATGGAGACCAAAGAAACGTCGTCTGAAG GTACCTCCAAAGACAAGAAGAAGAGTGGCTCACCTGAGGACGACCCCAGCACTCAGCAGTCAGAAGCGTTGGCGATCGATGACGGCCTGTCTCGCAAGATGAAGGCGTCCACAGACGGAGAGAGATACGTGACTCAGTCTGTCTCCAACAAGGACGGGAAACAGACGTTCACGACGGAAGGAGTTAACAACAAGACCACCAATTCTGTGGAAGTCATCGGAG GAGATGACTTCGAGGCCAAGAGAGAGGTCCAGGGCAAGACGGGGTACAGGGTATTGGTGGAGCGAAGCAAGGACAACCTAGGTCGCCCTTCGACGGTGGTCAGGAAGGTCACGTCGCAGTCGCGAGTCGTCAT